The genomic window ACGGCGTCCTCAACGTCTCTGCCGAGCACGAGGACGAACAGCGCGGCCGGCAGAAGACGTATCACCGACGGTTCCGCTTCCCGAAACGGATCGTCGAGGAGGAGATCGACGCCGAGTACACCAACGGCGTCCTCGAGATCACGCTCCCCGTGGAGAGCGGTGCGACCGCGCGGGGAACGGAGATCGAAGTGCGCGGCTAATCGATCCCACCACGTCGCTATCCCCCACAGTCGCCGATTTTTCGTGAGTGGACGCCACCCAGTGCGTTGAGCGGATACTGCACCAGCCATGAGTGGTTCCTCGATTGGCTGCTACGTCGATCACGCCTGCGACTAGCCCTCCGCCGCGGCCTGCCGCTCCGCGTCCGCCGCCGTCGAGGCCGAGATCGCCAGCGAGAAGGCGACGACGAGCACGCCGAGCACCGCGACGTAGCCGTACATCGCCTGGACGCCGACGGCGTCGACGAGCACGCCGGTCACCAGCTCCCCGATCGCCCGACCGGCACTGACGCCGCCGACCATCAGGAGACTCTGGGCGGTCGACTTCAGCGCCGCCGGGGAGATCGAGTGCGCCAGGTTCACCGACGCGAGGTTGAAGAGTGCATAGCCGAGGCCGAGCATGACCTGCGAGGAGACGACCACGACGATCGAACCGGTCGTCGCCAGCAGGAGGTAGGTGCTCATGTAGAACACGCCGGCAGCGGCCATCAACCAGCGGTAGGAGCCACCGCCCCGCCGCGCGACGTAGACGAAGGCGACTGCCTCCGCGACCGTCTTGATGAACCACGCGAACCCCGTGATGGTGTCGGGCTGGTCGATCGCGCGGACGTAGACGGAGAAGAAGGCGGCCGTCGCGGGTGTCATCACGCCGAGGAAGAAGGCAGCGCCGAGCAGCAGGAAGAACTGCCGTGAGAGCAGCCGTCGGATCGACTCCAGGTCGAGGTCGTCCCCGAGCGCCTCCGGATCGTCGGCGGGGAGTCGCGTGAGCAACAATGCGAGCAACAGCGTGCCAACGGTGTAGGCGTAGAAGACGGCCTCCGTCGCCGTGATGCCGATCAGGAAGCCGAAGCCGAGGCCGGCGAGGCCGAAGGCGATCGAGCCGTAGGCCCGGACGCCCTCGTAGGACATTCCCGAGGAGAGCACCAGCGCGTTCGCGATCGGCACCGCCGGCGCGCGAAACGTCGCGAACACCACCGTCGCGACGAGGACCGCCGCGAACGTCGCGCCGACGAACGGCGCAAGCGGGTAGAGCAGGGCTGCGAGGGCGGCGACGATCGTCGAGACGTAGAGAATCGGCTTGCTCGCACCCTTCCAGTCGGCGATCAGCCCCCAGATCGGCTGGGCGATCATTCCACACAGCGGGAAGAGGAAGCCGACGATCCCCATCTGTGTCCCCGTGAGTCCGATCTCGTCGAGGAACACGTTCCGGAACATCACGTAGCCGGAGAAGGAGGCAAAGAGGATGAAGTAGAACAGTTTGAACCCGCGCTCCTCGCTCACCATCGGGCGATCACTCCCGGCGCCACATCCACGGCCGTCGCTGCCGACCCCGCGGCGCTGCCAGCCTGTCCCGTCGTCATCAACTATCTCGACAGTCGGACGCCTGCGTCGCTTGAGTATTCCGACCGCGGCGGGCCTACCCGCTTCCCGCGCTACCGCAGTAACGCCGTCGACCGGCCGGCGATCGATCGACCTTCGTCCGCGTCCAGTCGATGATAAGATCGAGTCGGGTCGGCCGTGAAACGGCGGGCATACGGCCAATCGCCAACCGCCGCTGCCGTCGGCATCCGGCCGTCACGTATTCACGTCGGAACCGACAACCGGTCCCTACCTTTGTCGTCACCGCTGCACAGTCCGTCCCGCGGCCTCGTCGTCACGACCGACGAGGCGCTTGCCGACGCGCTCGAAGCCGCGCTGCTCGGCGGTCGACTCGACCAGATCGACGTCGCGTCCGACGCGGCCGCAGCGTTGCAGTCGATCGACGCCGAGGCAGCCCAGCCCGTCGGCTGCGTGCTCGTCACCGACGCGATCGCAGCCGAGTCGCCTCCGGACGTCGTCGCCGAACTCCGGGGCAGTAACGGGCGGCTGCCGATTCTCGTCGTCGGGGACGACGCCCGGGACGCGTGGCGTGCCACGGCGGCAGGCGCAGACGGCTTCGTGCCGAGGGAGCCCCCCGAGGCGCTGCGCGAGACCGTCGACGAACGCATCGAGGCGTACGAACGCCGCCGGTGGGAAGCGGCCGACAGCGCGGCGCTCGAGGCGCTGCTCGCCACGGTCCAGGGATCGGTCTACGTCAAAGACGCCGAGGCGCGCCACCTCCGGAAGTCTCGCGAGCAAGGTGACATCCCGCCTGAGGAGGCCATCGGCAAGACGGACGCAGAGATCTACGACGAGGCGACCTACCAGGAGGACCTCGACGTGCTCCGGACGGGCGAAGGGTTCGACGCCAAGTCCGAGAGCTTCGAGACGACTGACGGCACCCACTGGCTCGAGACCTCGAAACACGTCTGGCGGGACGACGACGGCGAGATCGCTGGCCTCGTCGGCTATACGGAGGACGTGACAGACTCCGTCGAGCGCCAGGAACGCATCGCCGACCAGCAGCGCCGACTCGAGGCCGTCGCGGAGAGCTACACGCACGACCTCCGAACGCCGCTCTCGCTGGCGACGGGGTACCTCGAACAGGCCCGCATGACCGGCGAGGAGGAGTTCCTCGACGAGGTCGAAGACGCACTCGAACGCATCGACGAGATGCTCGACGATCTCAAAGCCGTGGCGACCAGCGAGGACGAGGACGTCGCCGAGACGAGGGAGGCGGAGGACCCGCTTCCCTCGACGTCGCTCGCGTCGGTCGCACGTGACGTGTGGCGACTCACTGGCACCGACGCCGCGACGCTCGACCTCGATTTCCCCGAGTCGACCGTCGTGCAGGTCGCACCCGGGACGCTCCGAACGGTCCTCGAGAACCTGTTCAAGAATGCAGTACAGCACGCCGGCGACGACGTGACCGTACAAGTGACGTGCCTCGATGAGGACGGCGGGTTCGCCGTCGAAGACGACGGCCCCGGCATCCCCGCAGCGGACCGGGACGCCGTGCTCGAGCGTGGTTTCAGTACGAGCGATACCGGCACCGGGGTCGGCCTCGGGCTGGTCTCGGAGATCGCCGACCGTCTCGAGTGGGACGTTCGCGTCACGGAGAGCGAGAGCGGCGGCGCCCGCATCGAACTGGCGAACTGCCCGACGGTCCAGGACCCGCCGTCGACGGCGGGCGAGTGGACGCAACGAAACCTCGATTCGACGGCGACGATCGGATACGACGACGAGCAGAGCGAGGCGAGCACGACCGGGACCGCCGGCCAGTGGACCGTCACCGGCGCTGGCCGGTCGATCATCGAGGACGTCAACGAGTTCCAGTTCGCCTACGGGACTGTGGAACCGCCAGTGCGGATCGAGGCTCGCATCGCGGACCTCGAGGCCGTCTCGGAGTGGAGCTTCGGCGGCGTCATGGTGCGCTCCGCGGTCGACCCCGACGCGGCGTACGCCGGGATCGGGCCATCAGTGGGCCGGGGCACCACGCTGTTGTGGCGGCCCGCGCCCGACGAACTGGGCGTCGGCCAGGCGGTGGCCGACGCCGCAGACACCCACGACTGGGCCAGACTCGAGGTTGCAGACGGAACAGTCACGGCGTCCGTCTCGCGCGACGGGACTGACTGGACGCCAGTCGATCAGCGCCGGGTCGCCCTCGAGGGCCCGATACACGCCGGGATCGCCGTCTGCAGTACGATCCCTGGCGAGCACTGCACGGCCACCTTCGAGTCGGTCTCGCTCTGCGTTCGGTCGTCACCGGACCCGTAAGGTCCGATCGCGAGCGACACTCGATCGCGACCCGCCGAAACGAAAGGCACAATTGCCGTCCCGGAGAATCACGGGGCATGAGCGAGGACGACGCCGAAGACGAGGAGGCCGAAGAGCCCGCCGTCGAACTCGGCGAGCAGACGCCCGTCGAGGGCGCGCCGCTGGCCCGCGTGACCGCACGGCTGCACTTCCCCCTCCAGAAGAGCGAGATCCAGCGCCGCGAGGGCGGGTCGACGATCCGAACGCCCTCCGGCCCGCGGACCGTCACCGACGTGCTCGCCGACGTCGAGACGACCTACTTCGCCACCGACGACGAGTTCCGGAGCACGGTCGAGGACGTGATCGGGACCGGCCCAGTCCCGACGGAGTAGCGCCGTGTCGACGGCCGCCGACGCCCGGACGGCTGCCCTCCGGGACCGGCTGGCCACCCTCTCCTGGTACCAGCGCTCCGTCCTCCTGGGCGGCGCCGTGACCATCGCCTGGATGAACGTTCCCCTCCAGGGAATCGACGCGCGGCTCCTGCGAGACGGGCTCCTGTTCCTGGCGATCCCGATGGCGTTCGCGCTGGCCCACGGCAACCGGCTGGGCTGGCGCGTCGACCGTCGCGCCGTCAAGGACGCCCTCCTGCTGTCGGCGTTCGTCCTCCCGTTCTACGTCGTCGGCTCGACGCTCCCCGGCGTTCGCGAGTTCTACCCGATGTGGGGCCTCGACAGCGCCGCGCCCGTTCCGTTCCTCACTCACGCGATCAAACAGCTCTTCCTCGTGATCGCCGGCGAGACGTTCTTCCGTGGCCTCCTGTGTGTGGGCCTGCGCGAGAAGGGCCCGTGGGTGGCGTTCGTCAGCCCCGTGATCTACGCGCTGTTGCACGCCAGCAAGCCGCCCGTCGAACTCCTGCTCTCGGGGCCGACGGACGTCCTCTTCGGGCTGACCGACTACCACGCCAACTCGCTGTTGCCCTCCGTCGTGGCACACGGGTTCGGACTGATCCTGCTGGACTGGCTGGTCCTGCACGATCCGCTGCTCGATCCCGAGACGACGGCCGGGTGGTTCGAGTGGCTGCCGTTCGTGGTATAGTTAGCGCCAATTCCTGTTCACGTAGACAGGGCGCTCGATCTACTCCTGCGGGAGGTCGCTTGAAATCGCGTCGACGTGCTCGACGTCGTGACCGTCGGCCCGGAGTCCAGCAACGGCTTGGCGGTCGATAGTCTCGTCCGCGAGGATCCGGTAGCTCACACGTCGTCCGGACCAGTAATCGCGTCAGCCCGATGCGTCTCGATCGTCTCCGAACGGCGCTCCTCGACGGTGCGCATCTCCTCGGGGTGGTCGTGATAGTACGCGAGGGCGTGGTAAACGTCTGCGAGGTCGACCCCGTACTGCTCTGCGAAACTCGCCGGCCCCAGGTCACCCTCCTCCACGCGCTCGTGAACGAAGCGGACCGTGACTCGGCTGTCAGTGATGTGGGGCTCGTCGTGGAGCTCCGAATCCTGCCCAGCGACGATCCGGCGGGACGCCTGTGCCATAGTGGACGAAGGTTGGGCCGCAATCGTATTTAGGGCTGTGGCGATTGGAGCGTAGCGCAATCTGGAGTTCGTACGCGAACGACGTGGCAGCCGCTTCCAGTCGAATCGACCCTCGAAGAAGTCCGCGCAAACGATCGCGCCCGTGACGAAATTCGAATGCCGCGTTCAGATGCCGCCCTCGAAGTCGTCGAGGGCGTAGGTCGGCTCCGCGCCGCGGCGGTCGAGCGTCTCGTTGGCGAGCAGCCAGTAGACGACGGAGAGGGCCTTGCGACCCTTGTTGTTCGTCGGGATGACGAGGTCGACGTTGCTCGTGGCGTTGTTGGAGTCACACATCGCGATCACGGGGATCCCGACGGTGATGGCCTCCTTGACGGCCTGGGCGTCGCCGATCGGGTCGGTGACGACCACGACGTCCGGCTCGATGTAGCCGTCGTACTTCGGGTTCGTCAGCGTTCCCGGGATGAAGCGGCCGGTGCGGGCCCGCGCGCCGATCGCCTCGGCGAACTTCTCGGCGGGGAACTGGCCGTACTGGCGGGACGACGCGACGAGGACCTGCTCGGGGTCGTAGCCCGAGAGGAAGTCCGCGGCGGTGCGGATGCGCCCGTCGGTCTGGGCGACGTCCAGCACGTAGAGGCCGTCGGTCCGGACGCGGTGGATGAACCGCTCCATGTCCGAGGTCTTCTGCTGGGTCCCGATGTGGACGCCAGCGCCGAGGTACTCCTCGACGGGGATCAGCAGGTCGGCCTCCTCGTCGCCGAGCACGTCGTCGTCGAGCTGTGGTTCGTCGGCGGCCGCCTCGTCCTCGGCCTCGGC from Salinarchaeum sp. Harcht-Bsk1 includes these protein-coding regions:
- a CDS encoding Hsp20/alpha crystallin family protein produces the protein MALPMRPSTSWTRGIDLPNQLFETGSDDYELYEADDEFVLTVELPGFDLEDIAVSWDDGVLNVSAEHEDEQRGRQKTYHRRFRFPKRIVEEEIDAEYTNGVLEITLPVESGATARGTEIEVRG
- a CDS encoding MFS transporter; amino-acid sequence: MVSEERGFKLFYFILFASFSGYVMFRNVFLDEIGLTGTQMGIVGFLFPLCGMIAQPIWGLIADWKGASKPILYVSTIVAALAALLYPLAPFVGATFAAVLVATVVFATFRAPAVPIANALVLSSGMSYEGVRAYGSIAFGLAGLGFGFLIGITATEAVFYAYTVGTLLLALLLTRLPADDPEALGDDLDLESIRRLLSRQFFLLLGAAFFLGVMTPATAAFFSVYVRAIDQPDTITGFAWFIKTVAEAVAFVYVARRGGGSYRWLMAAAGVFYMSTYLLLATTGSIVVVVSSQVMLGLGYALFNLASVNLAHSISPAALKSTAQSLLMVGGVSAGRAIGELVTGVLVDAVGVQAMYGYVAVLGVLVVAFSLAISASTAADAERQAAAEG
- a CDS encoding ATP-binding protein, giving the protein MSSPLHSPSRGLVVTTDEALADALEAALLGGRLDQIDVASDAAAALQSIDAEAAQPVGCVLVTDAIAAESPPDVVAELRGSNGRLPILVVGDDARDAWRATAAGADGFVPREPPEALRETVDERIEAYERRRWEAADSAALEALLATVQGSVYVKDAEARHLRKSREQGDIPPEEAIGKTDAEIYDEATYQEDLDVLRTGEGFDAKSESFETTDGTHWLETSKHVWRDDDGEIAGLVGYTEDVTDSVERQERIADQQRRLEAVAESYTHDLRTPLSLATGYLEQARMTGEEEFLDEVEDALERIDEMLDDLKAVATSEDEDVAETREAEDPLPSTSLASVARDVWRLTGTDAATLDLDFPESTVVQVAPGTLRTVLENLFKNAVQHAGDDVTVQVTCLDEDGGFAVEDDGPGIPAADRDAVLERGFSTSDTGTGVGLGLVSEIADRLEWDVRVTESESGGARIELANCPTVQDPPSTAGEWTQRNLDSTATIGYDDEQSEASTTGTAGQWTVTGAGRSIIEDVNEFQFAYGTVEPPVRIEARIADLEAVSEWSFGGVMVRSAVDPDAAYAGIGPSVGRGTTLLWRPAPDELGVGQAVADAADTHDWARLEVADGTVTASVSRDGTDWTPVDQRRVALEGPIHAGIAVCSTIPGEHCTATFESVSLCVRSSPDP
- a CDS encoding DUF5789 family protein; protein product: MSEDDAEDEEAEEPAVELGEQTPVEGAPLARVTARLHFPLQKSEIQRREGGSTIRTPSGPRTVTDVLADVETTYFATDDEFRSTVEDVIGTGPVPTE
- a CDS encoding CPBP family intramembrane glutamic endopeptidase codes for the protein MSTAADARTAALRDRLATLSWYQRSVLLGGAVTIAWMNVPLQGIDARLLRDGLLFLAIPMAFALAHGNRLGWRVDRRAVKDALLLSAFVLPFYVVGSTLPGVREFYPMWGLDSAAPVPFLTHAIKQLFLVIAGETFFRGLLCVGLREKGPWVAFVSPVIYALLHASKPPVELLLSGPTDVLFGLTDYHANSLLPSVVAHGFGLILLDWLVLHDPLLDPETTAGWFEWLPFVV
- a CDS encoding DUF433 domain-containing protein, producing MAQASRRIVAGQDSELHDEPHITDSRVTVRFVHERVEEGDLGPASFAEQYGVDLADVYHALAYYHDHPEEMRTVEERRSETIETHRADAITGPDDV
- the rpsB gene encoding 30S ribosomal protein S2, whose product is MSNNDNEMEGLDAEEAEADEASAAEATEEPTDAPDAADADAEAAEAEDEAAADEPQLDDDVLGDEEADLLIPVEEYLGAGVHIGTQQKTSDMERFIHRVRTDGLYVLDVAQTDGRIRTAADFLSGYDPEQVLVASSRQYGQFPAEKFAEAIGARARTGRFIPGTLTNPKYDGYIEPDVVVVTDPIGDAQAVKEAITVGIPVIAMCDSNNATSNVDLVIPTNNKGRKALSVVYWLLANETLDRRGAEPTYALDDFEGGI